One genomic window of Leptospira paudalimensis includes the following:
- a CDS encoding DUF2779 domain-containing protein, whose product MTPITKSLYLQALKCQNAFHLIRDGVIQKPNTASFGGYLEWGDFLSLCKGLFPGTPTVEKSTNREESIELSSDYLKQNISHFGSQLRFQNFVGSVELMEYEKERDGWILWDFRPIGSIKQDILRSFFFYQKLVEGLGYRVLGFKLIRIQTKFVYKGGEIPSEEYLLIDDVTSRMESEFGVREEEWNLFLQTIQTGNEGSFPYSFLENKPSCRSLKTCLSPSHCAKGKETAKEIFDYRDSSELAKQWFQLGYSSYESVPDSELSPIQKIQKESHRSGKVHFDTEALSLYLSNVTKSVAFLDFESINPYLPIYPVTKPFQHIPYLYSLHIWDQETDTLTHKTYLHDDLGSDPRKNVMEHLQNDLPKGITIFSFNDFFEKLIIQESATVFPEYLEFWDSIKSMFIDLALPFKKLWIYHPGQNGKASLKEILPCFSDESHFGLTIREGQDANYQYLRLIKKQVTAEEKKRVLEDLIAYCKLDSYGLFLIYRMLQERLSVI is encoded by the coding sequence TTGACTCCTATTACAAAATCATTATACTTACAAGCTCTTAAATGCCAAAATGCGTTCCATTTGATCCGTGATGGAGTCATACAAAAACCAAATACCGCATCCTTTGGTGGTTATTTAGAATGGGGAGATTTTCTTTCATTATGCAAAGGATTATTTCCTGGCACACCTACTGTTGAAAAATCGACTAACAGAGAGGAGTCGATTGAGTTATCATCAGATTATTTAAAACAAAATATTTCACATTTTGGTTCCCAACTTCGATTCCAAAACTTTGTGGGTAGTGTCGAATTGATGGAATACGAAAAAGAGAGAGATGGTTGGATCCTTTGGGATTTTCGTCCGATTGGTTCCATCAAACAAGACATCCTTCGGTCCTTTTTCTTTTACCAAAAATTGGTAGAAGGTTTAGGTTACCGCGTCCTTGGATTTAAACTCATTCGGATCCAAACTAAATTTGTGTATAAAGGTGGTGAAATTCCATCGGAAGAATATTTACTCATTGATGATGTAACATCCCGAATGGAATCAGAGTTTGGTGTCAGAGAAGAAGAGTGGAATCTATTTTTGCAAACCATCCAAACTGGAAACGAAGGAAGTTTTCCTTATTCATTTCTTGAGAACAAACCGAGTTGCCGTTCCTTAAAGACATGTTTGTCACCTTCCCACTGTGCAAAAGGAAAAGAAACTGCGAAGGAAATTTTTGATTACCGCGATAGTTCTGAGTTGGCAAAACAATGGTTTCAATTAGGGTACAGTTCGTACGAGTCTGTCCCTGATTCAGAACTTTCACCCATCCAAAAAATTCAAAAAGAGTCACATCGTTCAGGAAAGGTTCATTTTGATACAGAAGCACTTTCACTGTACCTATCTAATGTGACAAAATCTGTTGCCTTCCTTGATTTTGAATCCATCAATCCTTATCTCCCGATTTATCCAGTGACAAAACCCTTCCAACACATCCCCTATTTATATTCGCTTCACATTTGGGACCAGGAAACTGATACTTTAACGCACAAAACGTACTTACATGATGATTTGGGAAGTGATCCTAGAAAGAATGTAATGGAACATCTACAAAATGACCTTCCAAAAGGCATTACCATCTTCTCGTTTAATGATTTTTTTGAAAAATTGATCATCCAAGAATCAGCAACCGTCTTCCCCGAGTACTTAGAGTTTTGGGATTCAATCAAATCGATGTTTATCGACCTTGCTTTGCCATTTAAAAAACTTTGGATTTACCATCCTGGCCAAAATGGGAAGGCATCTCTGAAGGAAATCCTACCTTGTTTTAGTGACGAAAGCCATTTTGGACTTACAATCCGAGAAGGACAAGATGCCAATTACCAATATTTGAGATTGATAAAAAAGCAGGTGACAGCCGAAGAAAAAAAACGTGTTTTGGAGGATTTGATAGCTTACTGCAAATTAGATAGTTATGGTTTGTTTTTAATCTATAGAATGTTACAAGAAAGATTATCGGTTATTTAA
- a CDS encoding LIC13411 family adhesin, translating to MRFIGPIICLVLTVNCATYWKNRKNDLKDIVTVGAETPMYGAAVKVGPLPIGFVFQGGESEMGKRDLGRGVGIRGGEIGGYHSQQLVFGILGGESFHSGSPVLDAKGNWLVDKKGIPLTNDERSNLKSYKMRYYSYFYDPVKDRKVRKKEHFRRELTKDIVASTGQKDFLIYLPKEDLKPFGYPPGYSWNVEVVGGVYGGARVGFNIAEAFDFLLGFTTVDLLDDDVEGKEKPSFPGFPFPAPTDQENEEESEGP from the coding sequence ATGCGTTTCATCGGCCCAATCATTTGCCTCGTATTGACAGTCAACTGTGCTACCTATTGGAAAAATCGGAAAAATGATCTGAAAGATATTGTGACCGTAGGAGCTGAAACTCCGATGTATGGAGCAGCTGTTAAAGTAGGACCACTTCCCATTGGATTTGTTTTCCAAGGTGGTGAATCAGAAATGGGAAAACGCGATTTAGGTCGTGGTGTTGGAATCAGAGGTGGAGAAATAGGTGGGTATCATTCCCAACAACTCGTCTTTGGTATCTTAGGTGGAGAAAGTTTCCATTCAGGTTCTCCCGTTTTAGATGCTAAAGGTAATTGGCTTGTGGATAAAAAAGGTATCCCGCTCACGAATGATGAAAGGTCCAATTTAAAAAGTTATAAAATGAGATATTATTCTTATTTTTATGATCCCGTCAAAGATAGAAAGGTAAGAAAAAAAGAACACTTTAGGCGAGAACTTACGAAAGACATAGTTGCAAGCACGGGACAAAAAGATTTTTTAATTTACCTTCCCAAAGAAGATTTAAAACCATTTGGTTATCCTCCCGGTTATTCATGGAATGTCGAAGTTGTTGGTGGTGTGTACGGAGGAGCAAGAGTAGGATTTAATATTGCCGAAGCTTTTGATTTTCTGTTAGGTTTTACAACTGTTGATTTGTTAGATGATGATGTGGAAGGAAAGGAAAAACCAAGTTTCCCTGGTTTTCCATTCCCAGCCCCAACCGACCAAGAAAACGAAGAAGAATCGGAAGGACCTTAA
- a CDS encoding helix-turn-helix transcriptional regulator, protein MASFEEFPMIEVKKMNETEVRLFSLLFNLLREPKGISFQKFRTIMPRFYKNEDIESDRKKLYRDLNQLKSLGFNIKVAQYGYQSEDFFPYYIEKESIDRSLKFSKEELEYLSKVLFSSELSKELISLSQKLFSHHLDLIPNLTKQVVSIDSDENAVDTTNTEKILQAIKDKRAITIVYGYDEKERTIEPYRLIRKNTTDFYVLAYDRGKKSLRRFILPRITVKKETKEEFFSNLKITKEDLNFHPLSLKVHPVTEINFTIHENYEERWKSFLEGANYENIENKYKVITTNQNALFQFFVILPEALVECSTEWKSTFAKYVSEWENLYQLV, encoded by the coding sequence ATGGCTTCTTTTGAAGAATTTCCCATGATTGAAGTAAAAAAAATGAACGAAACTGAGGTTCGCCTTTTTAGTTTGTTGTTCAACCTTTTACGTGAACCAAAGGGAATTAGTTTCCAAAAATTTCGAACCATCATGCCACGTTTTTATAAAAACGAAGACATCGAATCGGATCGAAAAAAATTATACCGTGACCTTAACCAATTAAAGAGCCTTGGATTTAATATCAAAGTCGCTCAATATGGATACCAATCTGAAGACTTTTTTCCCTATTACATTGAAAAAGAATCCATTGATCGCTCATTAAAATTTTCCAAAGAAGAATTAGAGTATTTATCCAAAGTTTTATTTAGTTCTGAGTTATCAAAAGAACTCATTAGTTTGTCACAAAAACTATTTTCACATCACTTGGATTTGATACCCAATCTAACAAAACAAGTAGTATCAATTGATTCTGATGAAAATGCAGTTGATACAACCAACACAGAAAAAATCCTGCAAGCCATCAAAGACAAACGAGCAATTACCATTGTATATGGTTATGATGAAAAAGAAAGAACCATTGAGCCATACCGTTTGATCCGAAAAAACACAACAGACTTTTATGTGTTAGCCTATGACCGAGGTAAAAAATCTCTACGACGTTTTATCCTTCCCAGAATCACTGTAAAAAAAGAAACCAAAGAAGAGTTTTTTTCGAATTTGAAAATCACAAAGGAAGATTTAAACTTTCATCCTCTTTCTCTAAAAGTCCATCCAGTAACAGAAATCAATTTCACGATCCATGAGAATTATGAAGAGAGATGGAAGTCGTTTTTGGAAGGTGCAAATTACGAAAACATTGAAAACAAATACAAAGTGATAACAACAAACCAAAATGCTTTGTTTCAATTTTTTGTAATCTTACCAGAAGCATTAGTTGAATGTAGTACCGAATGGAAATCTACATTTGCCAAGTATGTAAGTGAATGGGAAAATTTATACCAACTCGTTTGA